Proteins encoded together in one Marinobacter sp. Arc7-DN-1 window:
- a CDS encoding general secretion pathway protein GspB: MSYILDALRKSETERRQGRVPDLGQQVQLIHRPKKKRVSPVAWVAVALMLNAGVLAFVFWPGSQPPDQPAEQVEAPPVTPAPEPEPEPEPESPVSLPKAEAAAAPVPRERATIIVPSSDSSQTFPPLPVPEQAGRVPHLVELPLSFQKSVPDLTFNSHIYSSSPASRRVMINNAYLRIGDSFSGLRVEDITGEGVVLSLNGQRFRVGVVRDWVSPR; this comes from the coding sequence ATGTCTTATATTCTTGACGCATTAAGAAAATCCGAAACGGAGCGCCGCCAGGGGCGGGTGCCCGACCTTGGCCAGCAGGTGCAGCTGATACACCGGCCAAAGAAGAAGCGGGTATCGCCGGTGGCCTGGGTCGCTGTCGCCCTGATGCTCAACGCCGGCGTGCTGGCGTTTGTCTTCTGGCCAGGCTCCCAGCCACCAGATCAGCCGGCCGAACAGGTTGAAGCGCCACCGGTGACACCGGCACCGGAACCGGAACCGGAACCGGAACCGGAATCACCTGTGAGCCTGCCGAAGGCTGAGGCCGCCGCGGCGCCCGTGCCCCGGGAGCGGGCGACCATTATTGTACCCTCATCCGATTCATCACAGACTTTTCCACCCTTGCCGGTGCCTGAGCAAGCGGGCAGGGTGCCCCATCTGGTAGAGTTGCCCCTTTCGTTTCAGAAGAGTGTCCCGGATTTGACCTTTAACAGCCATATCTACTCATCATCCCCGGCGTCCCGCCGCGTCATGATTAATAATGCCTATCTGCGAATCGGTGATTCGTTTTCCGGTCTGCGGGTGGAAGACATCACCGGGGAGGGCGTTGTACTCAGCCTTAACGGTCAACGCTTCCGGGTTGGTGTGGTCCGGGACTGGGTGAGCCCCCGATAA
- a CDS encoding LuxR C-terminal-related transcriptional regulator has translation MLLTTKFLRPTSDSRAVKRERLSALLEPDGPRRLNLVIAPAGFGKTTLVTQWCSRSSSPAAWLSLDEHDDEPRRFWQYVTGAFEHAGLAGAGELRKQLAHGTDEAFTEAITGLINTLARDGSPWTLVLDDFHFIHEPAIHRQFAYFVDYLPPGVAVTLASRTEPPLPLARWRVRRWTQDLHPGLLAFSEEECRQFFQGTMGLDISEEDVRAICRKTEGWVAAMQLSALSGKGNPAGTKQIDLDERHISDYVLSEVLDQQPAELADFLLETACCPRLCASLCDSIRSSGDSQEILEKLLSQNLFLIPLDTRNEWFRYHDLFRDALLLRIRHSQPEKAAQLWQRTVDWLLAHGHVQEGIAQIVRHADWHWLARVLAEHGNNLIHGGYHLPVLNWLDALPQDLVTDNPQLQMLRIWGLFFANRVDTLAPLLSSLEDLLDRHVADSHPDAEGALGLQSEISLMRSYLARTRSDDKSATDLTRQVLKEIDHTRIPLKSVTYYGLGLDYYGKGELTEAEDALQSAVRYGQVEQKPSTVLSSGGLLAWIQYNRGDIDLALDTCTDIRQWVDRHYADPSQPRLISCWQNSTLCEIHRERDHPQLAATHLQPLLEHVERGTEAGQHVVIQYVRGHLAFSEGKLQEAIEALEDAAQTARKRREQILFEPPASTALLARCYLAAGFPDKARGCLDSRVDAEFTNPLNREQNRISEARVMVALDQPERAQEILSALLQPAERNAHNRHLVEILLVYGEALALQGRTEESRQMLTRAISRAADAGFMRLLAEESPHLRSLLLSLPALNAPGSWNSGVRTMLLKQEEMAGTAAATRATETVRSPERSAKTPETLPEPLSQRELEVLALIHQGHANKEIASRMSVAPATVKAHIRNLYGKLGVGRRTEALARARQLGLLDN, from the coding sequence ATGCTGCTGACCACCAAATTCCTCAGGCCCACCTCTGATTCCCGCGCGGTAAAACGCGAGCGGTTGAGTGCGCTCCTTGAGCCCGATGGCCCGAGACGCCTGAATCTGGTGATTGCACCGGCAGGGTTCGGAAAAACCACCCTGGTGACTCAATGGTGCTCGCGGTCGTCATCACCGGCCGCATGGCTTTCCCTGGACGAGCACGATGATGAGCCGAGGCGCTTCTGGCAGTATGTTACCGGCGCCTTCGAACACGCCGGCCTGGCCGGTGCCGGTGAGCTGCGCAAACAACTGGCCCACGGCACCGACGAGGCCTTCACCGAAGCGATTACAGGGCTAATCAACACCCTGGCACGGGATGGCAGCCCCTGGACCCTGGTACTGGACGATTTTCATTTCATTCACGAACCTGCCATACACCGGCAATTCGCCTATTTTGTCGATTACCTGCCTCCGGGCGTCGCCGTAACCCTTGCTTCCCGGACCGAACCGCCGCTGCCTCTGGCACGGTGGCGGGTGCGCCGCTGGACCCAGGACCTACATCCCGGACTCCTGGCGTTTTCAGAAGAAGAATGCCGGCAATTTTTTCAGGGCACCATGGGCCTGGACATTTCCGAGGAAGACGTCCGGGCAATTTGCCGGAAAACAGAAGGCTGGGTTGCCGCCATGCAGCTGTCGGCACTGTCCGGCAAAGGAAACCCGGCGGGAACGAAGCAGATTGATCTGGACGAGCGCCATATCAGTGACTATGTATTGAGCGAGGTATTAGACCAACAGCCGGCGGAACTGGCGGATTTTCTGCTGGAAACCGCCTGCTGTCCGCGCCTGTGCGCCTCATTATGCGATTCGATCCGCAGCTCCGGCGACAGCCAGGAAATCCTGGAGAAGTTGCTCAGCCAGAACCTTTTCCTGATCCCCCTCGACACCCGGAATGAGTGGTTTCGTTATCACGATCTGTTCCGGGATGCCCTGCTCCTTCGTATTCGTCACAGCCAACCCGAGAAGGCAGCGCAATTGTGGCAGAGAACCGTAGACTGGTTGCTGGCCCACGGCCATGTTCAGGAAGGCATTGCCCAGATCGTCCGTCACGCAGACTGGCACTGGCTGGCCCGGGTACTGGCCGAGCATGGCAATAACCTGATTCATGGCGGATATCATTTACCGGTTCTGAACTGGCTAGACGCCCTGCCCCAGGATCTGGTCACCGACAACCCACAACTTCAGATGCTGCGAATCTGGGGGCTGTTCTTCGCCAACCGTGTGGACACCCTGGCGCCCTTGCTGAGCTCTCTGGAAGATCTTCTCGACCGGCACGTGGCGGATTCCCATCCTGATGCCGAAGGCGCGCTCGGGCTCCAGAGCGAGATCTCACTGATGCGCTCATACCTGGCCCGGACCCGCAGCGATGACAAAAGCGCCACCGATCTCACACGGCAGGTTCTGAAAGAAATCGATCATACCCGCATCCCCCTGAAATCGGTGACCTATTACGGTCTGGGCCTGGACTACTATGGCAAGGGCGAGCTCACCGAAGCCGAAGACGCCCTGCAGTCCGCCGTCCGCTACGGTCAGGTGGAACAAAAGCCGAGCACCGTTCTCTCCAGCGGCGGATTGCTGGCATGGATTCAGTACAACCGTGGCGATATTGACCTGGCCCTGGATACCTGCACCGATATCCGTCAGTGGGTGGACCGGCACTATGCGGACCCCAGCCAGCCCAGGCTGATTTCCTGCTGGCAGAACAGCACCTTGTGCGAAATTCACCGGGAGCGGGACCATCCCCAGCTTGCGGCCACCCACCTTCAACCATTGCTTGAACACGTGGAACGGGGCACGGAAGCCGGGCAGCACGTGGTCATCCAGTACGTCCGCGGCCACCTTGCCTTCAGCGAGGGCAAACTCCAGGAGGCCATCGAGGCGCTGGAGGACGCCGCCCAAACCGCCCGGAAACGCCGGGAACAGATTCTTTTCGAACCACCGGCCAGTACCGCCCTGCTGGCTCGGTGCTACCTGGCCGCCGGTTTCCCGGACAAAGCCCGGGGCTGTCTCGATTCAAGAGTGGATGCCGAGTTCACCAATCCCCTGAACCGGGAACAGAACCGGATCAGTGAGGCGCGGGTAATGGTGGCCCTGGATCAACCTGAACGGGCCCAGGAAATTCTCAGCGCACTCCTTCAGCCGGCCGAGCGTAACGCCCACAACCGTCATCTGGTGGAGATCCTGCTGGTTTATGGCGAGGCCCTGGCACTTCAGGGCCGCACAGAAGAGTCCCGACAAATGCTCACCCGGGCAATCAGCCGGGCCGCCGACGCCGGATTTATGCGGTTGCTGGCAGAAGAAAGCCCGCACCTCCGTTCGCTCCTGCTGTCTTTACCCGCGCTGAACGCACCGGGTAGCTGGAACAGCGGCGTGCGGACCATGCTTCTGAAGCAGGAAGAGATGGCTGGAACGGCCGCGGCAACCCGGGCGACTGAAACCGTCAGGTCGCCGGAACGCTCAGCCAAAACACCGGAAACCCTTCCAGAGCCCCTCAGCCAGCGTGAGCTGGAAGTGCTTGCACTGATTCACCAGGGCCACGCCAACAAGGAGATCGCTTCCCGGATGAGTGTGGCTCCGGCCACCGTCAAGGCCCACATCCGTAACCTTTACGGCAAGCTGGGCGTGGGCCGAAGAACCGAAGCGCTGGCCCGGGCGCGGCAACTCGGGCTCCTTGATAACTGA
- a CDS encoding phosphoadenylyl-sulfate reductase → MTDIQTLREELEGQSPRSILKAALKQYDNIAISFSGAEDVVLIEMAHKLTDNLRVFTLDTGRLHPETYEFVERVRKHYGIEIEVLFPDAEEVQDMVNKKGLFSFYEDGHGECCGIRKVNPLRRKLATVDAWITGQRKDQSPDTRNDVPVVQEDTAFSTDEKTLVKFNPLANWTSKEVWDYIRMSEAPYNELHEKGFVSIGCQPCTRPVLPGQHEREGRWWWEEATQKECGLHADNLIARD, encoded by the coding sequence ATGACCGATATTCAAACCTTGCGGGAGGAGCTCGAAGGCCAGAGCCCCCGTTCGATTCTCAAGGCCGCCCTGAAACAGTACGACAACATCGCGATCTCCTTCAGCGGTGCGGAAGATGTGGTACTGATCGAGATGGCCCACAAGCTCACCGACAATCTGCGGGTATTCACCCTGGATACCGGGCGCCTGCATCCGGAAACCTACGAGTTTGTGGAACGCGTTCGTAAACACTATGGCATAGAGATCGAGGTTCTGTTTCCGGACGCGGAGGAAGTTCAGGACATGGTCAACAAGAAGGGCCTGTTCAGCTTTTACGAAGATGGCCACGGGGAATGTTGCGGTATCCGCAAGGTCAATCCGCTGCGCCGCAAGCTGGCCACGGTTGATGCCTGGATAACCGGCCAGCGCAAGGACCAGAGCCCGGATACCCGCAACGACGTGCCGGTCGTTCAGGAAGATACTGCGTTCTCAACCGATGAGAAAACCCTGGTGAAGTTCAATCCGCTGGCGAACTGGACTTCAAAAGAAGTCTGGGACTACATCCGGATGTCCGAGGCGCCCTATAACGAGCTGCATGAAAAAGGGTTCGTCAGCATTGGCTGCCAGCCGTGCACCCGCCCTGTCCTGCCGGGACAACATGAGCGGGAAGGTCGCTGGTGGTGGGAAGAAGCCACCCAGAAAGAGTGTGGCCTTCATGCGGATAATCTGATCGCCCGGGACTGA
- the cysB gene encoding HTH-type transcriptional regulator CysB, with amino-acid sequence MKLQQLRYIWEVAHHDLNVSATAQSLFTSQPGISKQVRLLEDELGLEVFARSGKHLTRITPGGEIIIREAGEILRRVEGIKKIAQEFSNQRKGDLSIATTHTQARYALPPVISGFIEAYPDVSLHMHQGTPMQISEMAANGAVDFAIATEGMELFNDLIMMPCYRWNRSVIVPRDHPLATLPELTLAELAEYPLVTYVFGFTGRSKLDEAFQSQGLTPKVVFTAADADVIKTYVRLGLGVGIIASMAFDPKTDTDLVALDARKLFRPSVTRIGFRKGTFLRGYMYDFIQRFAPHLAKEKVDEAVAHQGSRSEIEELFREIELPTY; translated from the coding sequence ATGAAACTACAACAGTTGCGCTACATCTGGGAAGTTGCGCATCACGACCTGAATGTGTCCGCAACCGCTCAAAGCCTCTTTACCTCCCAGCCGGGTATCTCCAAGCAGGTCCGTCTGCTGGAGGATGAACTGGGCCTGGAGGTATTCGCCCGCAGCGGTAAGCACCTGACCCGTATTACCCCGGGCGGCGAGATTATCATCCGGGAGGCGGGAGAGATTCTCCGGCGGGTGGAGGGCATCAAGAAGATTGCCCAGGAATTCAGTAACCAGCGCAAGGGGGACCTGAGTATTGCCACCACCCACACCCAGGCCCGTTACGCGCTGCCGCCGGTGATCAGCGGTTTCATTGAGGCGTATCCGGACGTTTCCCTGCATATGCATCAGGGAACGCCCATGCAGATCTCGGAAATGGCCGCTAACGGCGCTGTTGACTTTGCGATTGCGACAGAGGGCATGGAGTTGTTTAACGACCTGATCATGATGCCCTGCTACCGGTGGAATCGCAGTGTGATCGTGCCCAGGGATCACCCGCTTGCGACGTTGCCGGAACTGACACTGGCCGAGCTGGCGGAATACCCGTTGGTCACCTACGTATTCGGTTTTACCGGTCGTTCAAAACTTGACGAAGCGTTCCAGTCCCAGGGGCTGACACCCAAGGTCGTGTTCACGGCGGCGGATGCGGACGTTATCAAGACGTATGTGCGGCTCGGCCTCGGTGTCGGGATCATCGCCAGTATGGCATTCGACCCGAAAACCGATACCGATCTGGTTGCTTTGGACGCCCGGAAACTTTTCCGCCCCAGCGTGACGCGCATCGGGTTCCGAAAAGGCACTTTCCTACGGGGCTATATGTACGACTTCATCCAGCGCTTTGCACCACATCTTGCCAAAGAGAAGGTGGACGAAGCGGTCGCTCACCAGGGAAGTCGATCAGAAATTGAGGAGTTGTTCAGGGAAATCGAGCTACCCACTTATTAA
- the dinG gene encoding ATP-dependent DNA helicase DinG, with the protein MALTDDTKHEIQQGYRDVLAGKDIRARYGQRLMIAEIAKYMGEITGNDGQRTSPASACVVEAGTGTGKTLAYLIAAIPVAKALGKTLVISTATVALQDQIVLKDLPDLKKHSKMDFNWTLAKGRGRYLCMSRLEARLHDEGNGDSDTMPLFLLDGPRSEASGTRAFFEEMLASYGSRNWDGDRDHWPEQIPDDVWRQVTTDHRQCTNRHCSYFDSCAFFDARKDLDDADIVVANHDLVLADLALGGGAILPEPENALYIFDEAHHLPDKALNHFAASVSLNATRQWLKQLSQALVKMQPYLPGGSQAAKSLDRIGSASRDVDLVLARVYEEAEQNTGWEFNEERRTAQWRYPEGELPEAMADLSAETRIATANLVRQLGVLADELQGAFDERKEHELDRETAEAWYPVIGSFHSRAEDQLRLWTAWCEQGGSPPPARWAVRQRWDHAEDITLYSSPVLADDLLYSRLWSRAYGAVLTSATLTALGRFDRLNARAGLPQDSRFLVVPSSFRYAEMATVEVPAMSALPTDDGFTDELVKRLPDLWAGEKATLVLFTSRRQMIQVRDALAPDYPELIITQDDMAKGEVLRQHCSRVDEGRPSVLFGVASFAEGIDLPGKYLHHVVITRLPFSVPDDPIEAGLAEWVTRRGGNPFMEITVPDASIKLVQAVGRLLRTEQDTGRVTILDRRIIARRYGQLLLDALPPFRRIIER; encoded by the coding sequence ATGGCTCTGACTGACGACACCAAGCACGAGATTCAGCAGGGCTACCGCGACGTGCTGGCAGGCAAGGATATCCGTGCCCGCTACGGCCAGCGGTTGATGATCGCTGAAATTGCAAAATACATGGGTGAGATCACCGGGAACGATGGCCAGAGAACCTCGCCGGCGTCAGCGTGCGTTGTAGAGGCGGGGACCGGTACCGGCAAGACCCTGGCTTATCTTATCGCGGCAATTCCCGTGGCCAAAGCCCTGGGCAAAACCCTGGTTATTTCCACGGCCACCGTTGCATTGCAGGACCAGATTGTTCTGAAGGACCTCCCGGACCTCAAAAAGCACAGCAAGATGGATTTCAACTGGACCCTCGCCAAAGGGCGGGGCCGGTATCTTTGCATGTCCAGACTGGAGGCGCGCCTGCACGACGAGGGCAATGGCGACAGCGACACCATGCCGCTGTTCCTGCTGGATGGCCCCAGGTCCGAAGCGTCGGGCACACGGGCTTTCTTCGAGGAGATGCTCGCCAGTTATGGTTCAAGAAACTGGGATGGCGACCGGGACCACTGGCCGGAACAGATTCCGGACGATGTCTGGCGCCAGGTCACAACAGACCACCGGCAGTGCACCAACCGCCACTGCAGCTACTTCGACAGCTGTGCGTTTTTCGACGCCCGGAAAGATCTGGATGATGCCGATATCGTAGTGGCGAACCATGATCTGGTGCTGGCGGATCTGGCGCTCGGTGGCGGTGCCATTTTGCCCGAGCCTGAAAACGCTTTGTACATTTTTGATGAGGCCCATCACCTTCCGGACAAGGCCCTGAATCATTTTGCCGCCTCGGTTTCCCTGAACGCCACACGCCAGTGGCTGAAGCAGCTCTCCCAGGCGCTGGTCAAAATGCAGCCTTACCTGCCGGGAGGCAGCCAGGCTGCCAAGAGTCTCGACCGCATTGGCTCTGCGTCCCGGGATGTCGATCTTGTTCTGGCCAGGGTCTATGAGGAAGCAGAGCAGAATACCGGCTGGGAATTCAACGAGGAGCGCCGAACAGCCCAGTGGCGTTACCCGGAGGGTGAGCTCCCCGAAGCCATGGCGGATCTGTCGGCTGAGACCCGGATTGCCACCGCGAACCTGGTGCGTCAGCTTGGTGTGCTGGCGGATGAGTTGCAGGGGGCGTTTGATGAACGCAAAGAGCACGAATTAGACCGTGAGACTGCCGAGGCATGGTATCCGGTGATCGGCTCTTTCCACAGTCGTGCCGAAGATCAGTTGAGACTTTGGACGGCCTGGTGTGAGCAAGGAGGTAGCCCGCCTCCCGCGCGCTGGGCGGTCCGGCAGCGATGGGATCACGCCGAAGACATTACCCTCTACAGCTCTCCGGTGCTCGCAGACGATCTGCTGTATTCCCGGCTCTGGTCCCGGGCCTACGGGGCTGTGCTGACCAGCGCAACGCTGACCGCGCTCGGCCGGTTTGACCGGCTTAACGCCCGGGCGGGATTGCCCCAGGACAGCCGTTTCCTGGTGGTTCCCAGTTCCTTCCGTTATGCCGAAATGGCCACCGTGGAAGTGCCGGCGATGTCTGCCCTGCCGACCGATGACGGGTTTACCGATGAGCTGGTCAAGCGCCTGCCCGATCTGTGGGCAGGTGAAAAGGCAACGCTGGTTCTGTTCACTTCCCGGCGCCAGATGATCCAGGTGCGTGACGCACTGGCGCCGGACTATCCGGAGCTGATTATCACCCAGGATGACATGGCCAAGGGTGAGGTGCTTCGCCAGCATTGCAGCCGCGTGGATGAGGGGCGGCCCAGTGTGCTCTTTGGGGTGGCCAGTTTTGCCGAGGGTATCGACCTGCCGGGTAAATACCTCCACCACGTGGTCATTACCCGACTGCCGTTCTCTGTGCCGGATGATCCGATAGAGGCGGGCCTTGCTGAATGGGTAACCCGGCGTGGTGGTAATCCGTTTATGGAGATCACGGTGCCCGATGCCTCGATCAAGCTGGTTCAGGCGGTCGGGCGCTTGCTCAGGACCGAGCAGGATACCGGCCGGGTCACCATTCTGGATCGCCGGATCATCGCCAGGCGCTACGGCCAGCTGTTGCTTGATGCCTTGCCGCCGTTCCGGCGGATCATCGAACGCTGA
- the thrH gene encoding bifunctional phosphoserine phosphatase/homoserine phosphotransferase ThrH, which produces MELACLDLEGVLIPEIWIAFAEKTGIDELKATTRDIPDYDVLMKQRLKLLDQHGYGLPQIQEVIGELDPLPGAREFLDWLRERFQVVILSDTFYEFAMPLMKKLGYPALLCHKLEVADNGRIANYLLRQRDPKRQSVRAFQLLNYRVIAAGDSYNDTTMLGQAEAGILFHAPRNVIDEFPQFPAVHNFDDLRQEFLKASAIHSA; this is translated from the coding sequence GTGGAACTCGCATGCCTTGACCTTGAAGGAGTATTGATCCCGGAAATCTGGATCGCGTTCGCCGAAAAAACCGGCATTGATGAGCTCAAGGCCACCACCCGCGACATTCCGGATTACGATGTCCTGATGAAGCAGCGCCTGAAACTGCTGGACCAGCATGGCTACGGCTTGCCCCAGATTCAGGAAGTGATCGGTGAGCTGGACCCGCTCCCCGGTGCCCGGGAATTCCTGGACTGGTTGCGGGAGCGTTTTCAGGTGGTGATTCTGTCGGACACCTTCTACGAATTCGCCATGCCCCTGATGAAGAAGCTGGGCTACCCGGCATTGCTTTGCCACAAACTTGAAGTGGCGGATAATGGCCGGATCGCCAACTACCTTCTGCGCCAGCGCGATCCCAAGCGTCAGTCTGTAAGGGCCTTCCAGCTGCTGAACTACCGCGTCATCGCCGCGGGTGATTCCTACAACGACACCACCATGCTGGGCCAGGCCGAGGCCGGCATTCTGTTCCACGCGCCCCGGAATGTCATTGATGAGTTTCCGCAGTTCCCGGCGGTGCACAACTTCGATGATTTGAGGCAGGAATTCCTTAAGGCCAGCGCCATTCACAGCGCCTGA
- a CDS encoding ExeA family protein, which translates to MYYDFFGFREPPFSIAPDPRYLYLSDRHKEALAHLMYGVQGQGGFIVITGEVGTGKTTVSRCFIENAPDNVDIALILNPRLSARELLSSICDELEIPHDIGATIKELVDLINQDLLKAHAAGRHKVLMIDEAQNLSAEVLEQLRLLTNLETAEKKLLQIVLLGQPELQEILALPELRQLNQRVTARYHLDAIGKDELPAYLRYRLSVAGMRGDIFSPRSVQRLYRESQGIPRLINLISDRALLGAYAEGEHEITADHIRHAAKEVRGHSAGPGPSRQGGSPDRSQYLIVAASMLVAIIGTAWLFERWAPGEPAFAEQPPGEPLQGAIERVADEPGKMAEAEMPERADSANNNEVAERQALAELDVPGQLLDSVDAFRMLFGIWGRNYQPADAPVACDFARENGLACLERQGSRRSLEFLDRPAMLRLQDQAGNDGYVVIRHLDGDMAEVALPSANVELSFASIEPYWFGEYRVLWRLPEYLTGDGFYSTGNGQQLWIGARMMELAETLSAGRPESDQIKRMSAEEQVRWYQSLRGLTVDGIAGAMTIIQMNNDLEASVPRLQPSVPGNRSGNRSGNRE; encoded by the coding sequence ATGTATTACGATTTTTTCGGCTTTCGCGAACCGCCGTTTTCTATCGCCCCAGACCCCCGTTACCTCTATCTCAGTGATCGCCACAAGGAAGCTCTGGCGCACCTGATGTACGGTGTTCAGGGCCAGGGCGGCTTCATTGTGATTACCGGTGAAGTAGGGACCGGGAAGACCACGGTATCCCGCTGCTTTATTGAAAACGCTCCGGACAATGTCGATATAGCGCTGATTCTCAACCCCCGGCTCTCTGCGCGGGAGTTGCTGTCCTCCATCTGCGACGAGCTTGAGATTCCCCACGACATCGGCGCCACCATCAAGGAACTGGTGGATCTCATCAACCAGGACCTGCTGAAGGCGCACGCGGCGGGCCGTCACAAGGTGTTGATGATCGACGAAGCCCAGAATCTGTCTGCGGAGGTGCTTGAACAACTCAGGCTCCTGACCAATCTGGAAACCGCCGAGAAAAAACTGCTGCAAATTGTCCTGCTTGGCCAGCCGGAACTGCAGGAGATACTTGCCCTTCCGGAACTGCGGCAACTGAACCAGCGGGTAACCGCGCGTTATCACCTTGATGCGATTGGCAAGGACGAGCTGCCGGCCTACCTTCGCTATCGACTCAGCGTGGCCGGCATGCGCGGGGACATTTTCTCGCCCCGGTCCGTTCAGCGACTGTACCGGGAAAGCCAGGGTATTCCCCGGCTGATCAATCTGATCAGCGACCGGGCTCTGCTTGGGGCCTACGCGGAAGGTGAGCATGAAATTACCGCTGATCACATTCGGCACGCAGCAAAAGAGGTTCGTGGCCATTCCGCTGGCCCCGGGCCATCGCGGCAAGGTGGCTCACCAGACAGATCCCAGTACCTGATCGTTGCGGCATCCATGCTTGTTGCCATTATCGGAACCGCCTGGCTGTTTGAGCGTTGGGCCCCGGGCGAGCCGGCTTTCGCTGAGCAGCCCCCGGGGGAGCCATTGCAGGGTGCCATCGAGCGGGTTGCGGATGAGCCGGGCAAAATGGCTGAGGCGGAAATGCCGGAAAGGGCGGATTCCGCGAACAACAACGAAGTTGCTGAGCGTCAGGCTCTTGCGGAACTGGACGTTCCCGGTCAGCTGCTGGATTCAGTCGATGCCTTCCGGATGTTATTCGGGATCTGGGGGCGCAATTATCAGCCTGCCGATGCGCCAGTGGCCTGTGATTTTGCCAGAGAAAACGGGTTGGCGTGTCTGGAGCGGCAGGGCAGTCGCCGGAGCCTTGAGTTTCTGGATCGCCCGGCGATGTTGCGGCTTCAGGATCAGGCCGGCAACGACGGTTACGTTGTGATTCGTCACCTAGATGGCGACATGGCCGAAGTTGCGTTGCCGTCCGCTAACGTGGAGCTATCGTTCGCCAGTATCGAGCCTTACTGGTTTGGGGAATACCGGGTATTGTGGCGCCTTCCGGAATACCTCACCGGCGACGGCTTTTACAGTACCGGGAACGGCCAGCAGTTATGGATTGGCGCCCGGATGATGGAGCTGGCGGAGACGCTCAGTGCCGGCCGCCCGGAAAGCGATCAGATCAAGCGGATGAGTGCCGAAGAGCAGGTTCGCTGGTATCAGTCCCTCCGGGGTCTTACCGTTGACGGAATCGCCGGCGCCATGACCATCATCCAGATGAATAACGATCTTGAGGCGTCTGTTCCCCGGCTTCAGCCCTCAGTGCCGGGAAACCGGTCGGGAAATCGGTCGGGAAATCGAGAGTAA